Below is a window of Verrucomicrobiota bacterium DNA.
GCGTCCGCACCATCGCGGACATGATCAGCACCGGCATGATTGAGAGCCGCGCCGACAGTGTGGACGACATCATCACCGAGGTTGCCGCCGCCCGCGTCACCGAGCGCGGCTCCCGCGCCGACGACAAAGCCAGCGAAGCCGCGATGGAGGACCGGAAGAAGGCGGGGTATTTCTGAAGCCATGAATCGCCGTCACTTCCTCGCCATTTGCGGCACCGCCACGCTCGCGGCGTCTGCCCAGGCGGCGGGCAAGCGTGCGCCGCGCATCTTGCTCCGCTCCTCGTGGCAGACGGTCAACATCGGCGACATCGCGCACACGCCGGGTGTGCTGGCGCTCATTGAGCGGCATTTGCCGGGCGTGGAAGTGCGGCTGTGGC
It encodes the following:
- a CDS encoding sulfate adenylyltransferase, with the protein product VRTIADMISTGMIESRADSVDDIITEVAAARVTERGSRADDKASEAAMEDRKKAGYF